The Cytophagia bacterium CHB2 DNA window GTGGCGCGCGCCGTGGTGGCCAAGCCCAAACTCATCCTCGCAGATGAACCCACCGGTAATCTTGATTCCGCGCACGGCGATGAAGTGATGAAGATGTTGACGGAATTGAATGAAGCCGGCACCACCATCGTGATGGTCACGCACTCGCC harbors:
- a CDS encoding ABC transporter ATP-binding protein, yielding VARAVVAKPKLILADEPTGNLDSAHGDEVMKMLTELNEAGTTIVMVTHSPAYAEFAHRIVHLFDGHVVTENFMEKHRPHMVV